A region of Campylobacter armoricus DNA encodes the following proteins:
- a CDS encoding TatD family hydrolase, which yields MFLDCDFKEKIIDTHCHLDSQAYFGYLDEMLMHAFASGIDKIIIPGADIKDLPRSREIAHSYENVYFSCGVHPYDIDDFDLDILKEFIDDKKCVAVGECGLDYYRLKNNDSHIKTKQKEIFITQIELAIAYKKPLIVHVRDANEDSFNILKSYAKYLQGGVLHCFNASELLLQLANDGFYFGIGGVLTFKNAKNLIEILPKIPKDKIVLETDGPYLTPEPYRGKTNDPILTHFVAQKIAQVLQLDKQEVIKLTNFNAKRLFFQGL from the coding sequence ATGTTTTTAGATTGTGATTTTAAAGAAAAAATCATAGATACGCATTGTCATTTAGATAGTCAAGCTTATTTTGGGTATTTAGATGAAATGCTAATGCATGCTTTTGCAAGTGGAATTGATAAAATAATTATACCAGGTGCAGATATTAAGGATTTGCCAAGATCTAGAGAAATAGCACATAGTTATGAAAATGTATATTTTTCATGCGGAGTGCATCCTTATGATATAGATGATTTTGACTTGGATATTTTAAAAGAATTTATAGATGATAAAAAATGTGTTGCAGTAGGTGAATGCGGACTTGATTATTATCGTTTAAAAAATAATGATTCGCATATAAAAACTAAACAAAAAGAGATTTTTATAACACAAATTGAACTTGCTATAGCATATAAAAAACCTTTAATAGTTCATGTTCGTGATGCTAATGAAGATAGTTTTAATATTTTAAAATCTTATGCAAAGTATTTACAAGGTGGAGTTTTACATTGCTTTAATGCAAGTGAGCTTTTATTGCAATTAGCTAATGATGGTTTTTATTTTGGAATTGGTGGTGTTTTAACTTTTAAAAATGCTAAAAATTTAATAGAGATTTTACCTAAAATTCCAAAAGATAAAATTGTGCTAGAAACTGATGGACCTTATTTAACTCCAGAACCATATAGAGGTAAAACAAATGATCCTATTTTAACGCATTTTGTAGCGCAAAAAATAGCTCAAGTGTTACAGCTTGATAAACAAGAAGTAATAAAACTTACTAATTTTAATGCTAAAAGATTGTTCTTTCAAGGTTTATAA
- a CDS encoding lytic transglycosylase domain-containing protein, translating into MKRKLFLFFLLLCLNADAMQFTPEHYTQQAQILRNLDIEANYLSDMIFLEFKESSINIHSKTLVDTMREFYKITPIIRKILEKENIPQEFLYLAIVESGLKTHSISRTKAVGVWQFMKPTAQTLGLRVDPYVDERKDLVKSTYAAIAYLKQLKEQFGKWYLAILAYNCGDGKLRQAIKKAQSDDLKVLLDPDKKYLPLETRIFIRKILTMAFLANNNDFLISQDSALLNYALSSEVKKISIPPSVSLRELAKVSKMSYSEFKRYNPHFNYDFTPPDKKDYYMYIPLSKSAVVERALQNVKLAKVDTTIPYTKIYIVKEGDSLYTIAKKHKISVESIKEYNKIKGNLININQKLVLKIKENNNAKVKTTQKISKNSHTKVVSR; encoded by the coding sequence ATGAAAAGAAAATTATTTTTATTTTTTTTATTGTTGTGTTTGAATGCTGATGCAATGCAATTTACACCAGAGCATTACACACAACAAGCTCAAATTTTAAGAAATTTAGATATTGAAGCAAATTATTTAAGTGATATGATTTTTTTAGAATTTAAAGAATCATCTATTAATATACATTCTAAAACCCTAGTGGATACTATGAGAGAATTTTATAAGATAACTCCAATTATCCGTAAAATTTTAGAAAAAGAAAATATTCCTCAAGAATTTTTATATTTAGCTATTGTAGAATCTGGTTTAAAAACTCATAGTATATCAAGAACAAAAGCAGTTGGTGTATGGCAATTTATGAAGCCTACAGCACAAACATTAGGCTTACGCGTTGATCCTTATGTAGATGAAAGAAAAGATTTGGTTAAATCAACCTATGCGGCTATTGCTTATTTAAAACAGCTAAAAGAACAATTTGGAAAATGGTATTTGGCTATTTTAGCTTATAATTGTGGTGATGGAAAATTGCGTCAAGCAATCAAAAAAGCACAAAGTGATGATTTGAAAGTTTTACTTGATCCTGATAAAAAATATCTTCCATTGGAAACTAGAATTTTTATTAGAAAAATTCTAACTATGGCTTTTTTAGCAAATAATAATGATTTTTTGATCTCTCAAGATAGTGCTTTGTTAAATTATGCATTATCTAGTGAAGTTAAAAAAATATCTATTCCGCCGAGTGTTTCTTTAAGAGAGCTTGCTAAAGTGTCTAAAATGTCATATAGTGAATTTAAACGCTATAATCCACATTTTAATTATGATTTTACTCCACCTGATAAAAAAGATTATTATATGTACATTCCTTTAAGTAAAAGTGCTGTGGTTGAAAGAGCTTTGCAAAATGTAAAATTAGCAAAAGTTGATACTACCATACCTTATACAAAAATTTATATAGTAAAAGAAGGTGATAGTTTATATACTATTGCTAAAAAACATAAAATTAGTGTTGAGAGTATTAAAGAATATAATAAAATCAAAGGAAATCTGATTAATATTAATCAAAAACTTGTGTTAAAAATTAAGGAGAATAATAATGCAAAAGTTAAAACAACTCAAAAAATATCAAAAAACTCTCATACAAAAGTCGTTAGTCGTTAG
- a CDS encoding septal ring lytic transglycosylase RlpA family protein, translated as MQKLKQLKKYQKTLIQKSLVVSCVGVLFSACSIVPISTPTVYYPERDFKSVKHNNTSLKGTMKPYTINGKTYYPTVVEVGETADGIASWYGPGFHGKKTSNGETYDQHAYTAAHKTLPMNTIVKVTNLKNHRQTTVRINDRGPFVAGRIIDLSNMAARDIDMIHSGTAPVRLEVIGFGTSANSGSVHTNSNLGSSGAIVDSGHIFQGGSFMVQIGAFRNKSGAELIANRYKNYNSYTSTIQTSAKDGLHRVFLKGFRSEQEARDFVDSGSFPGAFIVRE; from the coding sequence ATGCAAAAGTTAAAACAACTCAAAAAATATCAAAAAACTCTCATACAAAAGTCGTTAGTCGTTAGTTGTGTAGGGGTTTTATTTAGTGCTTGTAGTATAGTACCTATTAGCACGCCTACTGTATATTATCCAGAACGAGATTTTAAAAGCGTTAAGCACAATAATACTAGCTTAAAAGGCACAATGAAACCTTATACTATTAATGGAAAGACTTATTATCCAACTGTGGTTGAGGTTGGTGAAACTGCAGATGGTATAGCTAGTTGGTATGGGCCAGGTTTTCATGGTAAAAAAACTTCTAATGGTGAAACTTATGATCAGCACGCTTATACAGCAGCTCATAAGACTTTACCAATGAATACTATAGTGAAGGTAACAAATTTAAAAAATCATCGTCAAACTACTGTGAGAATAAACGATAGAGGACCATTTGTGGCAGGAAGAATTATTGATCTATCTAATATGGCTGCAAGAGATATTGATATGATACATTCTGGAACAGCACCTGTAAGACTTGAAGTAATAGGTTTTGGAACAAGTGCAAATTCAGGTTCAGTGCATACAAATTCTAATTTAGGAAGTAGTGGAGCTATAGTTGATAGTGGGCATATTTTCCAAGGTGGTTCTTTTATGGTTCAAATTGGTGCATTTAGAAATAAAAGTGGTGCAGAATTAATAGCAAATAGATATAAAAATTATAATTCATATACCTCAACTATACAAACAAGCGCTAAAGATGGTTTGCATAGAGTATTCTTAAAAGGCTTTAGAAGTGAGCAAGAGGCAAGAGACTTTGTTGATAGTGGATCTTTCCCAGGTGCATTTATAGTAAGAGAGTAA
- a CDS encoding HAD hydrolase family protein, whose amino-acid sequence MIELIFLDVDGCLTDGKIIYTQNYGEIKEFNVKDGAAIEAWQKLGKKVAIITGRTSECVYFRARDLKIDLVYQGISDKLACAKEILEKLNLDFSQCAAIGDYYNDMSLLEAVGYSFKPKDAHKALKTDKVLNRKGGSGAVSEMIEILIEYNNMQAQWDKLWR is encoded by the coding sequence ATGATAGAACTTATTTTTTTAGATGTAGATGGCTGTTTGACAGATGGTAAAATTATCTATACTCAAAATTATGGAGAAATTAAAGAATTTAATGTAAAGGATGGTGCGGCTATTGAGGCTTGGCAGAAGCTTGGTAAAAAAGTTGCTATTATAACAGGTAGAACAAGTGAATGTGTGTATTTTAGAGCTAGAGATTTAAAGATTGACCTAGTATATCAAGGAATTAGTGATAAACTTGCTTGTGCTAAAGAAATTTTAGAGAAGTTAAACTTAGATTTTTCTCAATGTGCGGCTATTGGGGATTATTATAATGATATGAGTTTGCTTGAAGCAGTTGGATATAGCTTTAAGCCAAAAGATGCACATAAGGCTTTAAAAACTGATAAAGTTTTAAATAGAAAAGGTGGCAGTGGAGCGGTGAGTGAAATGATAGAGATTTTAATAGAGTATAATAATATGCAGGCTCAATGGGATAAACTTTGGCGATAA